GGATCCGACCACGGGACGGATCGCGCGCTCGATCGTCGGCACGGAGGGGGAGCCCTTCGGGTCCAGCAGCGCGTACCGCTCCTGGATCGCGCCGATCCGCATGCCCACGTCCTCGGCGACCATCAGCTCGGTCGCACCGACGAGATCGTCGGGGAGCACCGCGGCGATCCGGACGGGGATCTGACCGGTCGAACTCGGTCCCGTGTGCTCCTCGTACGGGCGCATCTCGATCGTTCCGCCCACCCCGATCCCGCGGACACGCGCGCTGCTCTCGCTGATCACGCCCTCACCCGCCTCCAGACGCGCGACGACCGGTTTGTACGCGACCGGGAGGAACGCCCCGAAGTCGGCGGGGTCGACCGCGCTCGCCTCGAGCGGGATGTCGAAGGGCGCACGCGGGTCGTCAACGAGCTTCCCGTCGGCGTCGAACGAACGGGCCATCCAGGTGGTGTCGCTGCGGACCACGGCGACGGCGTCGATGCGGCGGATGTCGCGCACGCCGGTTTCGAACCCACCGGGCAGGCCCCCCGAGGTCCAGGCGAAGAACAACGACGCCGGCAAGGGAGAGGTCTTCGTCGCGCGCTTGGGGGCCGCCGGAACCGTGATCCCCGGGTGCGTGTCGCTCTCCGGCGAGGTGACCGCCCGAGAGGAGGGGTCATCCGGCGCTGTTCCGGTGCTCTGCACAGCGAGCGAACCCGTGGCTCCGACGACGAGTCCGGCCACACCGGCGGCTGCGACGATCGTCCACAGGCGGGATCGACGACCGGTCATGCGATCGGTCCCGGCTCGAACGCCTCGGCCAGCCCGACGAGCCTGGGCAGCGGCTCGTCCGGCGCGGACACCGAGTAGCGATACCCGTCGCGCACCCACTCGACGAGGTCGAGCGAGGCCGTGTAGCGGCCGGGCAGGGAACTCACCCGCTGCGCGTCGAGCAGTGCGGGGGGCAGGGTTCCTCCACGTTCGATCGTGACGTCGATCGGGGGACCGGTCAGCGCGTCGTCGGGGCGATAGAAGAAGGTGGCACCGGTCCCGGTCCGTGCCGCGCCGGTGACGCGGTAGCCGCCGGGCAACGCGTCGAGGGGGAGCACCGCCGGCGTGCCACCGAGTTCGTCGAGGGCCCGTTCGGGACGCAGCCTCGTCAGCTCGAGCCAGTCCTGCGGGACGGGCCGCCCGCTCACGCCCAGCGCCGTGGCGGCGCGCAACAGCCGTTCGCGAGGCAGGTTCGTCTCGAGCACGAGGTCTCCCTCGTCGGTGTGCACCGCGAGACGGCGCCCGATCGGATCCGAGCCGGGCTCGAAGTAGCCAACGCCGGCGCCCTCCATCTCGACGAGCTCGGCCTCAACGGCGTCGACTCCGCCGAAGAGGTCGGGACCGTTCCAGTCCTGCGTGTGGGCGACGGTCAGCCAGGAGAGCCCACGGGAGTAGGCGACGACGAGCTGACGGCCATCGCCGGTCGGCCCCGCGGGTGCGGTCGCCGCGCGGTAGGGCTCCGGCTCGAGCCCGGCCGCCTCGGCCACGTCGTCGACGCCGACGCGCAGCAGGCCGCCGAGCTCGTCGGTCGCGACCGGCTGCGCGCGCTCGCTCGAGCGGTCGCCGCGCGGCTCGACGTCGAAGCGGGTGGGGTCGACCTCGGTACCCACCGACCGAAGCGCGAGGATGAGGATCGCCTCGTTGGGCCGGTCGTTCGCGACCCCCGCGCGCTGCGCCCAGATCTCGCGGTCGGATCCGCGCGAGGGGAACACCTCGATCCGCACGGGGAACCACCCCGTCCGGTCGAGCCAGATCCGCACCCGGTCGGCCGGGTAGAAGGGCCGCCAGCGGAACGCTCCCGTGGCCTCACGGAAGGCGAACAGCGGCTCGGCGCGCTCGAAGGGTACCTCGACGAGCACGGCGTCGCGGCCCTCGACGGTTCCGCTCCGCAGGACCCGGAGCCCCTCCGTCCCTCCCAGGGCGTTGACCGGCAGCACGATGTCGGACGGGAGCGTCGATGCGGTCGAGAACGGCGGACGGTCGGTGACGACGGTCGTGACGTCCTCGCACTCGGGGAACCCGCTCGCGCAGTCGTAGGTGGACGTGATCGACGCATCGGGCGTTCCGACGTAGGTGAGATCGTTCGGTGGGATCTGCGCGTCCGTCAGGAGGCCCGGCCTGGTCGTCTCGTCGACCTCGAGGCGGAACCGATCCGGCGCGATCAGCCAGGTACGAAGTCCGAAGGTCCGTACCTGGGGCGACGCGGCCCGGTCGACCTGAACGACGCGGTACCGGGCACGGAGCTGCTCGAGTCGTGCCGCG
The sequence above is a segment of the Actinomycetota bacterium genome. Coding sequences within it:
- a CDS encoding M15 family metallopeptidase — translated: MTGRRSRLWTIVAAAGVAGLVVGATGSLAVQSTGTAPDDPSSRAVTSPESDTHPGITVPAAPKRATKTSPLPASLFFAWTSGGLPGGFETGVRDIRRIDAVAVVRSDTTWMARSFDADGKLVDDPRAPFDIPLEASAVDPADFGAFLPVAYKPVVARLEAGEGVISESSARVRGIGVGGTIEMRPYEEHTGPSSTGQIPVRIAAVLPDDLVGATELMVAEDVGMRIGAIQERYALLDPKGSPSVPTIERAIRPVVGSSAALLVREFGDTLYPRHGDAVLPPVMFKLEFGEFAARPLPGAPGSLDIDGRWSKEHIEQRRLPIVGNIQCHEDVFPQLIGVLEELQRRGLQDLIRTEHGCFVPKFMLNVANSAISHHSWGVAVDLNLAGNEFGTTPHQPTALVRIMEKWGFTWGGRWITPDGNHFEWHDDVDPTENG